The Streptomyces sp. NBC_00306 sequence TCTCACCGAGACGTACGCCGGTACCCGCACCGCATTCCAGGCCGAGCAGAACGGCACCGGGCACGCCGTCCGGATGGCGCTCGAGGAGCTCGGGCAGGGCATCGACGGGACCGTGGTCGTCGTCTGCGGCGACACTCCCCTTCTCTCCGGCGAGACGCTGACCGCCCTCGCCTCCACGCACTCCGCCGACGGCAACGCCGTGACCGTGCTGACCGCCGAGGTCCCGGACTCGACCGGCTACGGCCGGATCGTCCGCGACGGCACCGGCGCCGTGACCGGGATCGTCGAGCACAAGGACGCCACCGACGAGCAGCGCGCGATCCGGGAGATCAATTCCGGTGTGTTCGCCTTCGACGGGCAGCTGCTCGCGGATGCTCTGGGCAAGGTGCGTACGGACAACAGCCAGGGCGAGGAGTACCTCACCGATGTGCTCGGCATCCTGCGCGAGGCCGGTCACCGGGTGGGTGCGTCGGTCGCCGGCGATCATCGCGAGATCCTCGGGATCAACAACCGGGTGCAGCTGGCCGAGGCGCGCCGGCTGCTGAACGAGCGCCTGCTGGAGCGGGCGATGCTGGCGGGTGTGACGGTCGTCGATCCGGGGTCGGTGCTGATCGATGTGACCGCCACGTTCGAGCCGGACGCGGTCATTCATCCCGGTACGCAGCTGCTGGGGGCCACGCATCTGGCCGAGGGTGCCGAGGTGGGCCCGAATTCGCGTCTGACGGACACGGTCGTCGGCCGGAACGCGCGCGTGGACAACGCGGTCGCGGTCTCGGCGGAGATCGGCGAGGGCGCTTCGGTGGGTCCGTACGCGTATCTGCGTCCCGGTAGCCGGCTCGGTACGAAGGCCAAGGCGGGTACGTACGTGGAGATGAAGAACGCGACGATCGGTGAGGGGACGAAGGTTCCGCATCTGTCGTACGTGGGCGATGCGACGATCGGCGAGTACTCGAACATCGGTGCGGCGAGTGTGTTCGTGAACTACGACGGCGAGGCGAAGCACCACACGACGATCGGTTCGCACTGCAAGACGGGTTCGGACAACATGTTTGTGGCTCCTGTCACGGTCGGGGACGGCGCGTACACCGCTGCGGGGTCGGTCATCACGAAGGACGTGCCGGCGGGTTCGCTGGCCGTCGCCCGCGGCCAGCAGCGGAATATCGAGGGCTGGGT is a genomic window containing:
- the glmU gene encoding bifunctional UDP-N-acetylglucosamine diphosphorylase/glucosamine-1-phosphate N-acetyltransferase GlmU, whose product is MSANRPAAVVVLAAGEGTRMKSKTPKVLHEICGRSLVGHVVSAARELDPEHLVVVVGHASEQVKGHLTETYAGTRTAFQAEQNGTGHAVRMALEELGQGIDGTVVVVCGDTPLLSGETLTALASTHSADGNAVTVLTAEVPDSTGYGRIVRDGTGAVTGIVEHKDATDEQRAIREINSGVFAFDGQLLADALGKVRTDNSQGEEYLTDVLGILREAGHRVGASVAGDHREILGINNRVQLAEARRLLNERLLERAMLAGVTVVDPGSVLIDVTATFEPDAVIHPGTQLLGATHLAEGAEVGPNSRLTDTVVGRNARVDNAVAVSAEIGEGASVGPYAYLRPGSRLGTKAKAGTYVEMKNATIGEGTKVPHLSYVGDATIGEYSNIGAASVFVNYDGEAKHHTTIGSHCKTGSDNMFVAPVTVGDGAYTAAGSVITKDVPAGSLAVARGQQRNIEGWVARKRPGSAAAQAAAAATEQVADGN